In the Topomyia yanbarensis strain Yona2022 chromosome 3, ASM3024719v1, whole genome shotgun sequence genome, one interval contains:
- the LOC131693935 gene encoding collectin-10-like, whose amino-acid sequence MDVIVKLCIILSVVGLIRCAPKNKYHISTYTSNWFEAVEYCHRLGMRLAIVDSDEKHEAMVKAAEATGLQSTGFFGLWLGASDLARKGSFVWHDTGERVIFAKWKPGEPSGGNEHCVNLYYWKDQGFTWTWNDAPCDVSLYAICEDRQQCSVEEF is encoded by the exons ATGGACGTCATTGTAAAGCTGTGCATCATTCTCAGCGTAGTCGGGCTGATTCGCTGCGCCCCAAAAAACAAGTATCATATTTCAACTTACACG agCAACTGGTTCGAAGCAGTGGAATACTGCCACCGGCTTGGCATGCGATTGGCCATTGTGGACTCGGACGAAAAACACGAAGCCATGGTTAAGGCGGCTGAAGCAACTGGGCTTCAGTCGACCGGATTCTTCGGTCTATGGCTGGGAGCTAGTGACCTCGCCCGTAAAGGTTCATTCGTGTGGCATGACACCGGTGAACGGGTTATCTTCGCGAAGTGGAAACCGGGAGAACCAAGTGGCGGGAATGAGCACTGCGTGAACCTATACTACTGGAAAGATCAAGGCTTCACGTGGACGTGGAATGATGCTCCCTGTGACGTTAGTTTGTATGCGATTTGTGAGGACAGGCAACAGTGTTCGGTGGAAGAGTTTTGA